The DNA window ATCGCCCTTCCGGTGGCGCTGCGCAGCCGGCCCTCGGCTCTGGCCGGCAAGACCGCCTTCATCGGCAAACTCTCCACAGCGGATGCCGGAGAGGTCTGGCTCTACGACGGCGCCCGCGATCGCGCCTTCCTCGCCGCCTGGCTCGAGATGGCACGTCGCCAGCAGGGCAGTCGCAACGGCCGCTCCAAAGGTGCGGCCTTCGGTGACTTCGCCTCATGGGATCCCTTCACCGTGAAGCTGCGCCGCACTGCGGGCGAGTCCAAGACCCGGCCGGTCACCCGCACTGTGGTGACCCCGGAGCATGCGCAGGAGGAGGCCTCTGCCGAGGAGAAGGTCGTCGTGGAGTTCATCCGCCGTCCCACGGCAGAGCGGCGCGAGTCCTTCGACTCTGTACTGACGCTGACCCAGGCACGGTCTCGAACCGTCTCCCGCGTACTGGGCATCATCTCCGGCGCCTGGGAGAACCGCGCTCTCTCCGGTGAGGGTGACTCCATCGCCTGGGAGATGGGGGACCTGGCGATCATCCGCGACGGGCTGACTCAGTCGCCCAACGGGTGGCATCTGGCCAAGACGGCTCTGTCCCAGGCCGAGCCCTTCGTCGAGATGGCCCGCGAGATGGGCCGCTCGTTGGGCACCTTCCATGCTGATCTGGCCGGTTCCTTCGGCTCCTATCCTCAGAGCGGCGATCAGCTGCGGGGCATGGCTAAGAACGCGCAGCAGGCGCTGGCCCGCCAGTGGCAGGCAGTGCGCGAGGAGTTCGATGAGGATGAGAGCGCTGACCTCAGCGAGGTCATCGAATCGATCGATCAGCAGCTGAGCGACGCCGAGGAGCCGCTCATGCTCCAGCAGATTCATGGTGACCTCAGCCTCCACCACGCGCACCGTCCGGGAGAACACGGGTGGGTCTTCCATGAGGAGGGAGGTGTGGTGAACCGCGCCCTGCCGCTGCACGATGTGGTCACCATGCTGATGTCCTTCGCGACGCTGGTCATGGAATCGGCCAGCGAGACCCCCGGCGCAGACGGCGGTAAGAGGCCGGTCAACTACGGGCGTTGGTACGAGGAGGTCAGCGCCGCCTTCATCGAGGGGTACCGCGGCAGCGACGTCGACAGCACCAGCATCGAATCAGTCTTCTTCCGTGCTGCGATGCTGGCAGAGGCCCTTGACCTCTTCGGGCGGTGGCAGGGACA is part of the Nesterenkonia lacusekhoensis genome and encodes:
- a CDS encoding maltokinase N-terminal cap-like domain-containing protein, translating into MKRIRGEEQPGFLDILQTWLPHQPWFPQGIGRCTLTRTGGLRLPTPEGDADQRLFLELHIFDVEHAEGSARIALPVALRSRPSALAGKTAFIGKLSTADAGEVWLYDGARDRAFLAAWLEMARRQQGSRNGRSKGAAFGDFASWDPFTVKLRRTAGESKTRPVTRTVVTPEHAQEEASAEEKVVVEFIRRPTAERRESFDSVLTLTQARSRTVSRVLGIISGAWENRALSGEGDSIAWEMGDLAIIRDGLTQSPNGWHLAKTALSQAEPFVEMAREMGRSLGTFHADLAGSFGSYPQSGDQLRGMAKNAQQALARQWQAVREEFDEDESADLSEVIESIDQQLSDAEEPLMLQQIHGDLSLHHAHRPGEHGWVFHEEGGVVNRALPLHDVVTMLMSFATLVMESASETPGADGGKRPVNYGRWYEEVSAAFIEGYRGSDVDSTSIESVFFRAAMLAEALDLFGRWQGQWVFRPSMLMQVGPDPLNRFRSA